The proteins below are encoded in one region of Flavobacterium sp. IMCC34852:
- a CDS encoding 2TM domain-containing protein — protein MMGNLDEIKYQEAVKRVKRIKGFYSHAAVYVVINIILLIVNTQNSTEGFFHWKNFVTAMFWGIGLVAHGFSVFVPTMILGKNWEDKKIKELMEKEKNNKWE, from the coding sequence ATGATGGGAAATCTAGACGAAATCAAATACCAAGAAGCGGTAAAAAGGGTCAAGCGAATCAAAGGATTCTACAGTCACGCTGCGGTTTATGTGGTGATTAACATCATACTGTTGATTGTAAACACTCAAAACTCTACCGAAGGCTTTTTTCATTGGAAAAATTTTGTCACAGCTATGTTTTGGGGCATCGGTTTAGTCGCTCACGGTTTTTCTGTTTTTGTACCCACCATGATTTTGGGCAAAAATTGGGAAGACAAAAAGATTAAAGAGTTGATGGAGAAGGAGAAAAATAATAAATGGGAATAA
- a CDS encoding 2TM domain-containing protein: MKQLIKEIPRAIIISISIFFVLLLIRLITGNQVAFDYALLVNFGYNMLYGFSLYFANAAIFIYLDQVFKAERFTPKRILIGFVSSFLISIVVIFLLRIFEDVVVEGVSFRDFLSQEQLSNYLVAVIITFIVTLAFHAFYFYKAYAENKVKEQKVIAGTASAQFESLKNQIDPHFLFNSLNVLSSLIEENPDNAQRFTTSLSKIYRYVLEQKDKELVSVEEELAFAKTYMNLLKMRFENSISYELPTHFDNPEAKVVPLSLQLLLENTIKHNVASEQKPLHIKIYIENNYLIVENNLQKKEVLQDRKGVGLQNIVNRYGLISERKVLVDQTETAFKVKIPILTKQIVLMETQNIYNENMAYMKAKERVEKLKGFYGNLISYCCVIPFLIFINLKTGGFQWFWFPMLGWGMGLTFHALETFGYGKSWEERKIREILNKENSQHNKWS, encoded by the coding sequence ATGAAACAATTGATAAAAGAAATCCCAAGAGCTATCATCATCTCCATCAGCATCTTTTTCGTGTTGTTGTTAATCAGACTGATTACCGGAAACCAAGTAGCTTTTGATTATGCTTTGTTGGTTAACTTTGGGTACAACATGCTTTACGGATTCTCGTTGTACTTTGCCAATGCAGCTATTTTTATTTATTTGGATCAAGTATTTAAAGCGGAAAGATTTACACCCAAACGCATATTAATAGGCTTTGTTTCTTCGTTTCTGATTTCTATTGTTGTTATTTTTTTACTGCGAATTTTTGAAGATGTGGTCGTCGAAGGTGTTTCGTTTAGGGACTTTTTAAGCCAAGAACAATTGTCCAATTATTTAGTAGCGGTGATTATCACTTTCATAGTTACTTTAGCTTTTCACGCGTTTTATTTTTACAAAGCCTACGCCGAAAACAAAGTCAAAGAGCAAAAGGTAATCGCCGGAACCGCTTCGGCACAGTTTGAAAGTTTGAAGAACCAAATTGATCCGCATTTTTTGTTCAATAGCTTGAATGTGTTGAGTTCACTGATAGAAGAAAACCCCGATAATGCTCAACGATTTACGACTTCTTTGTCCAAAATTTACCGCTATGTTTTGGAACAAAAAGACAAAGAATTGGTTTCGGTTGAGGAAGAGTTGGCTTTCGCCAAAACTTATATGAACTTACTCAAAATGCGTTTTGAAAACAGCATCAGTTATGAACTACCAACTCATTTCGATAATCCGGAAGCTAAAGTGGTGCCGTTATCCTTGCAACTTTTACTGGAAAACACCATCAAGCACAATGTGGCAAGCGAGCAAAAGCCGTTGCACATCAAAATTTATATTGAAAATAATTATTTAATCGTTGAGAATAATTTACAGAAGAAAGAAGTCTTGCAAGACCGAAAAGGTGTTGGCTTACAAAACATAGTCAACCGTTATGGATTAATTTCAGAGCGCAAAGTCTTGGTCGATCAAACGGAAACAGCCTTCAAAGTAAAAATTCCCATTTTAACCAAACAAATAGTCCTCATGGAAACACAAAATATTTACAACGAGAATATGGCTTACATGAAAGCCAAAGAACGAGTAGAAAAACTAAAAGGATTTTACGGCAATTTAATTTCCTACTGCTGTGTGATTCCGTTTTTAATCTTTATTAATTTAAAAACCGGCGGTTTTCAATGGTTTTGGTTTCCCATGTTGGGTTGGGGAATGGGATTGACCTTTCATGCCTTAGAAACTTTTGGCTACGGAAAAAGTTGGGAAGAACGTAAAATCAGAGAAATTTTAAATAAAGAAAATAGTCAGCATAACAAATGGAGTTAA
- a CDS encoding 2TM domain-containing protein, whose translation METNNNDFERYQRAKKQVEQIKGFYSHLASYILVMAILIFINLKYTPQYLWFLWSMMGWGIGLFFHAMKVFNWFPFFNQEWEEKKIKEYMEEENKRNKFE comes from the coding sequence ATGGAAACAAATAATAACGACTTCGAAAGATACCAACGCGCCAAAAAACAAGTGGAGCAAATCAAAGGTTTTTACAGTCACTTGGCTTCTTATATCTTGGTCATGGCGATTTTAATTTTTATCAATTTAAAATACACCCCACAATACCTTTGGTTTCTTTGGTCTATGATGGGTTGGGGAATTGGTTTGTTTTTTCATGCAATGAAAGTCTTCAATTGGTTCCCGTTCTTCAACCAAGAATGGGAAGAAAAAAAGATCAAAGAATACATGGAGGAAGAAAATAAAAGAAATAAATTTGAATAA
- a CDS encoding TonB-dependent receptor, protein MKKIYTLILFLVACLSNAQQIVSGTVLDEKNKPIVGANIFIDGTYDGGSSDENGNFKFTTTAIGNQILVISFLTYETLKTPIDVATCQNKSFKLKESVNSLDAVIVTAGTFDAGEKARVSVLKPLDIVTTAGAMGDIVSALQTLPGTQTVGEDGRLFVRGGEADETQTFVDGIRVAQPYGATTANVPTRGRFSPFLFSGMSFSTGGYSAEYGEALSSVLLLNTQDEAVEEKTDISLMSVGLGLANTQKWKKNSLSFNTAYINLAPYQKVFPQRADWNKPFQSLSGEAVYRYSFTSGIFKLYAAFEASQFDINSESINNPDKIRVDLDNNNFYLNSSYKGNFGSQWQLFTGLSYGYSQNKIGLDLDNVANSEHASHLKLKLKKSFSDRVKLSFGGDYFITKFDEDFKPYERDIFNSGYNANIAAFFTEADIFFSKKFAVKLGARLSNNDLLDETVVAPRASLAYKISKNGQFSFAYGSFTQAPRQDYLKYADYLESEKAQHYILNYQYSKDRRTFRAEAYFKDYSDLVKYDTDTAQFDTDFSNTGSGYAKGLDIFWRDNKTVKNVEYWVSYSFIDTQRNYKNYTAEVTPSFVANHSLSVVSKWWINKLKSQLSITNSFTTGRPYNNPNESEFMNGRTKGYNNLSLGWAYLMSQQKILYFSVSNVLGTQNVFGYEYANSPNTEGVYNRRTIRPTADQFFFVGFFWTISENKKDNQLNNL, encoded by the coding sequence ATGAAGAAGATTTACACCTTAATCCTTTTTTTAGTTGCTTGTCTAAGCAATGCCCAACAAATAGTTTCCGGAACTGTATTAGATGAAAAAAATAAACCCATAGTCGGAGCCAATATTTTTATCGATGGCACTTACGATGGCGGTTCTTCAGATGAAAACGGGAATTTTAAATTCACCACAACCGCCATTGGCAATCAGATTTTAGTGATTAGTTTCTTGACTTATGAAACTTTAAAAACGCCAATTGACGTGGCTACTTGCCAAAATAAATCCTTCAAACTTAAAGAAAGTGTCAATTCACTCGATGCGGTTATAGTAACTGCCGGAACTTTTGATGCCGGTGAGAAAGCAAGAGTTTCGGTTTTGAAACCCTTAGACATTGTTACAACAGCAGGCGCAATGGGAGATATCGTCTCAGCATTACAAACTTTACCCGGAACACAAACTGTAGGCGAAGACGGAAGATTGTTCGTTCGCGGTGGTGAAGCCGATGAAACCCAAACTTTTGTAGACGGTATTCGCGTAGCACAACCTTATGGCGCCACGACTGCCAATGTGCCAACGCGTGGTAGATTTTCACCTTTTTTGTTCAGCGGAATGTCGTTTTCTACCGGTGGTTATTCTGCCGAATATGGCGAAGCGTTGTCGAGTGTTTTATTGCTAAATACCCAAGACGAAGCTGTTGAAGAGAAAACTGATATTTCTTTGATGAGCGTTGGTTTAGGTTTGGCCAATACCCAAAAATGGAAAAAAAATTCCTTGAGTTTTAATACGGCTTATATCAATTTGGCGCCGTACCAAAAAGTATTTCCGCAACGCGCCGATTGGAACAAACCTTTCCAATCACTTTCGGGTGAAGCAGTTTACCGATACAGTTTTACGAGTGGTATTTTTAAATTATACGCCGCTTTTGAAGCTTCCCAATTCGACATCAACAGTGAGTCGATTAACAATCCCGATAAAATCAGAGTGGATTTGGATAATAATAATTTTTACTTGAATTCCTCTTACAAAGGCAATTTTGGTTCGCAATGGCAATTGTTTACCGGTTTGAGTTATGGTTATAGCCAAAATAAAATTGGTTTAGATTTAGACAATGTAGCCAACTCAGAACATGCGTCTCATTTGAAACTAAAATTAAAAAAATCATTTTCAGATAGGGTAAAGCTTTCTTTTGGCGGCGATTATTTTATCACAAAATTTGACGAAGATTTCAAACCATACGAAAGAGATATTTTTAACAGTGGCTACAACGCTAACATTGCAGCTTTCTTCACCGAAGCGGATATTTTCTTCTCTAAAAAGTTTGCTGTAAAATTAGGAGCAAGGTTATCTAACAATGATTTACTTGACGAAACAGTCGTTGCTCCGAGAGCATCCTTGGCTTATAAAATTTCCAAAAACGGTCAGTTTTCTTTTGCTTACGGCAGTTTTACCCAAGCGCCAAGACAAGATTATTTAAAATATGCCGATTATTTGGAAAGCGAAAAGGCACAGCATTATATTTTGAATTACCAATACAGCAAAGACCGCAGAACATTCCGCGCTGAAGCTTACTTTAAAGACTATTCCGATTTGGTGAAGTACGACACAGATACGGCTCAATTTGATACCGATTTCAGCAATACCGGTTCCGGTTATGCCAAAGGTTTAGACATTTTTTGGAGAGACAATAAGACCGTTAAAAATGTAGAATACTGGGTTTCTTATTCGTTTATCGATACCCAAAGAAACTATAAAAATTATACAGCAGAAGTAACGCCAAGTTTTGTTGCCAATCATAGTTTAAGCGTCGTAAGCAAATGGTGGATTAACAAACTGAAATCACAATTGAGTATCACCAATTCCTTCACGACCGGAAGACCTTACAACAATCCGAATGAGTCGGAGTTTATGAACGGCAGAACCAAAGGCTACAATAATTTGAGTTTGGGCTGGGCTTATTTAATGTCGCAACAAAAGATTTTGTACTTTTCAGTATCGAATGTATTGGGAACTCAAAATGTTTTTGGTTACGAATATGCCAACTCGCCCAACACAGAAGGCGTTTATAACCGAAGAACCATCAGACCAACCGCGGATCAGTTTTTCTTTGTTGGTTTCTTTTGGACGATTAGTGAGAATAAGAAGGATAATCAGTTGAATAATCTATAA